A window from Streptomyces sp. NBC_00271 encodes these proteins:
- a CDS encoding DUF4129 domain-containing protein — translation MSPAGGVLTAVLALPRTGATAVLALPRDDEPPVTIPRDPAREAAKRELSKRMYHENDPSPVQRALNAFWDWVDKLFSAASTATPGGTLGLVVIVVAVLAVVAALWWRLGTPHRTPTSSAALFDDRPRSAAEHRAAAEAHAAQGHWNQAVQERMRAVVRSLEERALLDPRPGRTADEAAAEAGRTLPSHTDRLRAAARDFDEVTYGGRSAGSDTYHRLTELDRDLERTKPVLTRSAQSTDHNSRQGAAS, via the coding sequence GTGAGTCCGGCGGGGGGAGTTCTCACAGCGGTACTGGCACTGCCACGCACCGGCGCCACGGCCGTACTCGCGCTGCCGCGCGACGACGAACCACCGGTGACGATCCCGCGCGACCCCGCGCGGGAGGCGGCCAAGCGCGAACTGTCCAAACGGATGTACCACGAGAACGACCCCAGCCCGGTGCAACGCGCTCTGAACGCCTTCTGGGACTGGGTCGACAAACTGTTCAGCGCCGCCTCCACGGCGACTCCCGGCGGCACGCTCGGACTTGTCGTCATCGTGGTGGCGGTGCTGGCAGTCGTGGCCGCCCTCTGGTGGCGCCTCGGCACCCCGCACCGCACCCCCACCTCCTCCGCCGCACTCTTCGACGACCGCCCCCGCAGCGCCGCCGAACACCGCGCGGCCGCCGAAGCACACGCCGCCCAGGGCCACTGGAACCAAGCCGTCCAGGAACGCATGCGCGCCGTCGTGCGCTCCCTCGAGGAACGCGCCTTGCTCGACCCACGCCCGGGCCGCACCGCGGACGAGGCCGCCGCCGAAGCGGGCCGCACACTGCCCTCCCACACGGACCGACTGCGCGCCGCCGCCCGGGACTTCGACGAGGTCACATACGGCGGCCGGTCCGCGGGCTCCGACACATACCACCGCCTCACCGAACTCGACCGCGACCTCGAGCGCACCAAACCCGTACTCACCAGAAGCGCCCAGAGCACGGACCACAACAGCCGCCAGGGGGCCGCCTCATGA
- a CDS encoding DUF4350 domain-containing protein, which translates to MTEATLTSTSASPTARQVWTRTRGIVLAVVILLAAAVAIAAIRSGAQHGRLDPRSADPYGSRATAELLGDRGVSTRVVTTLDEARAATGADTTLLVAAPDLLTDHQQAGLRAATKNSGGRTILIAPDSPSLGTLAPGATADPAISFHSTLAPDCDLPAARRAGSADTGGIRYSTSDPGADVCYPSDGLPTLLRIPAATGNGDTVVIGAPDILYNNRLDKQGNASLVLQLLGSRPHLVWYLPSLSDTSATDAGKKTFLDLLPSGWLWGTLQLFIAAGLAALWRARRLGPLVPERLPVAIRASETVEGRARLYRKANARDRAGAALRSTTRTRLAPLVGVSPAQAHAPEALLPALSARLDGDGQALHTLLFGPPPSDDAALISLADQLDALEREVRRP; encoded by the coding sequence ATGACCGAGGCCACCCTCACGTCCACCTCGGCCTCGCCCACCGCCCGCCAGGTGTGGACCCGCACCCGAGGCATCGTCCTCGCCGTCGTGATCCTGCTCGCGGCCGCCGTCGCGATCGCCGCGATCCGCTCCGGCGCCCAGCACGGCCGCCTCGACCCACGCTCCGCCGACCCCTACGGCAGCCGCGCCACCGCCGAACTCCTCGGCGACCGCGGGGTCTCCACGCGCGTGGTCACCACCCTGGACGAGGCCCGCGCCGCGACCGGCGCCGACACCACGCTCCTCGTCGCCGCCCCGGACCTGCTGACCGACCATCAGCAGGCCGGCCTCCGCGCGGCGACCAAGAACTCCGGTGGCCGCACGATCCTGATCGCCCCCGACTCGCCCTCCCTCGGCACCCTCGCCCCCGGAGCCACCGCCGATCCCGCGATCAGCTTCCACTCGACGCTCGCCCCCGACTGCGACCTGCCCGCCGCCCGCCGCGCGGGCAGCGCCGACACCGGCGGCATCCGCTACAGCACCAGCGACCCCGGCGCCGACGTCTGCTACCCCAGCGACGGCCTGCCCACCCTGCTGCGCATCCCGGCGGCCACCGGGAACGGCGACACCGTCGTCATCGGCGCCCCCGACATCCTCTACAACAACCGTCTCGACAAGCAGGGCAACGCCTCGCTCGTCCTCCAACTGCTCGGTTCCCGCCCCCACTTGGTCTGGTACCTCCCCTCCCTCTCCGACACCTCGGCCACCGACGCGGGCAAAAAGACCTTCCTCGACCTGCTCCCCTCGGGCTGGCTCTGGGGCACCCTTCAGCTCTTCATCGCGGCAGGCCTGGCCGCCCTGTGGCGGGCACGCCGACTCGGCCCCCTCGTACCCGAACGCCTCCCCGTCGCGATCCGCGCCTCCGAAACCGTCGAAGGCCGCGCACGCCTCTACCGCAAGGCCAACGCCCGCGACCGCGCGGGCGCCGCTCTGCGCTCCACCACCCGCACCCGACTCGCCCCCCTCGTCGGTGTATCCCCCGCTCAGGCGCACGCGCCCGAGGCACTGCTCCCCGCCCTGTCCGCCCGTCTCGACGGCGACGGACAGGCCCTGCACACCCTCCTCTTCGGCCCGCCGCCCAGCGACGACGCGGCCCTCATCTCCCTCGCCGACCAACTCGACGCCCTCGAAAGAGAGGTACGCCGTCCATGA
- a CDS encoding AAA family ATPase codes for MAPTTDNAGYAGDPGTARSSLEALRAEIAKAVVGQDPAVTGLVVALLCRGHVLLEGVPGVAKTLLVRALASALELDTKRVQFTPDLMPSDITGSLVYDARTAEFSFQPGPVFTNLLLADEINRTPPKTQSSLLEAMEERQVTVDGTPRPLPEPFLVAATQNPVEYEGTYPLPEAQLDRFLLKLTIPLPSRQDEIDVLTRHAEGFNPRDLRAAGVRPVAGPAHLEAARAAVAKTSVSPEITGYVVDICRATRESPSLNLGVSPRGATALLATARAWAWLTGRDYVIPDDVKALALPTLRHRIQLRPEAEMEGVTADSVINAILAHVPVPR; via the coding sequence ATGGCCCCGACCACTGACAACGCCGGGTACGCCGGGGATCCGGGCACCGCCCGCTCCTCCCTGGAAGCCCTGCGCGCCGAGATCGCCAAAGCCGTGGTCGGCCAGGACCCCGCCGTGACCGGCCTCGTCGTCGCCCTCCTCTGCCGCGGACACGTTCTACTAGAAGGAGTCCCCGGAGTCGCCAAAACGTTGCTCGTCCGCGCGCTCGCATCCGCGCTCGAACTCGACACCAAGCGCGTCCAGTTCACTCCCGACCTGATGCCGAGCGACATCACCGGCTCACTCGTCTACGACGCCCGCACCGCCGAGTTCTCGTTCCAGCCCGGCCCGGTCTTCACGAACCTCCTGCTGGCCGACGAGATCAACCGCACTCCGCCCAAGACCCAGTCGTCCCTCCTCGAAGCGATGGAGGAGCGTCAAGTCACGGTCGACGGCACCCCCCGCCCGCTCCCGGAGCCGTTCCTGGTCGCCGCGACCCAGAACCCGGTCGAGTACGAGGGAACGTATCCTCTGCCCGAAGCCCAACTGGACCGCTTCCTCCTGAAACTGACGATCCCTCTGCCGTCCCGTCAGGACGAGATCGACGTCCTCACCCGCCACGCCGAGGGCTTCAACCCGCGAGACCTGCGCGCCGCCGGCGTACGCCCCGTGGCGGGCCCGGCCCACCTGGAAGCCGCCCGCGCTGCCGTGGCCAAGACATCGGTCTCCCCCGAAATCACCGGCTACGTCGTCGACATCTGCCGCGCCACCCGCGAATCGCCGTCCCTCAATCTCGGCGTCTCCCCGCGCGGCGCGACCGCCCTCCTCGCCACCGCCCGTGCCTGGGCCTGGCTGACCGGCCGCGACTACGTCATCCCCGACGACGTGAAGGCCCTGGCCCTGCCCACCCTCCGCCACCGCATCCAACTCCGCCCCGAGGCGGAGATGGAGGGCGTGACGGCCGACTCGGTCATCAACGCGATCCTCGCTCACGTCCCCGTCCCCCGCTGA
- a CDS encoding DUF58 domain-containing protein: protein MALTGRAALLAALGTLPVGIWEPSWTGILAVNAPLALACACDAALAAPVRRLGLARSGDTSVRLGETADVTLTVTNPSGRLLRARLRDAWPPSSWEPGTEVAGSRHRLTVPAGERRRLTTRLRPTRRGDRQADRVTIRSYGPLGLFSRQGSLQVPWTVRVLPPFTSRKHLPSKLARLRELDGRTSVLTRGEGTEFDSLREYVPGDDTRSIDWRATARQTKVAVRTWRPERDRHILLVLDTGRTSAGRVGDAPRLDASMDAALLLAALASRAGDRVDLLAYDRRVRALVQGRSAGDVLPSLVNAMATLEPELVETDGRGLTATALRTAPRRSLIVLLTSLDAAPIEEGLLPVLSGLTHRHTVLVASVADPYIAHMATARGSAEAVYEAAAAAQAQTERHRTAEQLQRHGVTVVDAVPDNLAPALADAYLALKAAGRL, encoded by the coding sequence ATGGCACTCACCGGACGCGCCGCCCTGCTGGCGGCCCTCGGCACACTCCCCGTCGGCATCTGGGAGCCCAGTTGGACGGGCATCCTCGCCGTGAACGCTCCTCTGGCCCTGGCCTGCGCCTGCGACGCGGCCCTGGCCGCACCCGTGCGCCGCCTCGGCCTGGCCCGCTCCGGCGACACTTCCGTACGCCTCGGCGAGACCGCCGATGTCACCCTGACCGTCACCAATCCCTCCGGCCGCCTCCTGCGCGCCCGCCTCCGTGACGCCTGGCCTCCCAGCAGCTGGGAGCCGGGCACCGAGGTGGCCGGCTCCCGCCACCGCCTGACGGTCCCCGCCGGCGAGCGTCGACGCCTGACCACCCGCCTGCGCCCCACCCGTCGAGGCGACCGCCAGGCGGACCGCGTCACCATCCGCTCGTACGGCCCCCTCGGTCTCTTCTCCCGCCAAGGCAGCCTCCAGGTGCCCTGGACCGTACGAGTCCTGCCACCCTTCACCAGCCGCAAGCACCTCCCCTCCAAACTGGCCCGCCTACGCGAGCTCGACGGCCGTACCAGCGTCCTGACCCGCGGCGAGGGGACGGAATTCGACAGCCTGCGCGAGTACGTCCCCGGTGACGACACCCGTTCCATCGACTGGCGCGCCACGGCCCGCCAGACCAAGGTCGCCGTACGCACCTGGCGTCCCGAGCGCGACCGCCACATCCTTCTGGTCCTCGACACGGGCAGAACCTCGGCCGGTCGCGTGGGCGACGCCCCGCGTCTGGACGCCTCCATGGACGCGGCACTCCTCCTGGCCGCCCTGGCCTCCCGGGCCGGCGACCGCGTGGACCTCCTCGCGTACGACCGCCGAGTACGCGCCCTGGTCCAGGGCCGCTCAGCCGGCGACGTCCTCCCTTCCCTGGTCAACGCGATGGCGACCCTGGAGCCGGAGCTCGTCGAAACGGACGGCCGCGGCCTCACCGCCACGGCCCTCCGCACGGCCCCTCGCCGCTCCCTGATCGTGCTGCTGACCAGCCTCGACGCGGCTCCCATCGAAGAGGGCCTGCTCCCCGTACTCTCCGGTCTCACCCACCGCCACACAGTCCTCGTGGCCTCAGTGGCCGACCCATACATCGCGCACATGGCTACGGCTCGGGGAAGCGCCGAGGCGGTGTACGAGGCGGCAGCCGCGGCCCAGGCCCAGACGGAACGCCATCGCACGGCCGAACAACTCCAGCGCCACGGAGTAACCGTCGTCGACGCGGTTCCGGACAACCTGGCGCCTGCCCTCGCGGACGCATATCTGGCACTCAAGGCGGCAGGACGGCTGTAA
- a CDS encoding stage II sporulation protein M, with protein sequence MDLDVFVSAHRAEWDRLDALLRRQRRLTGAEADELVALYQRTATHLSLIQSSAPDPQLTGRLSQLVARARGAVTGNRRASWRDVTRFLTQGFPAAVYRSRHWWVPTALLSTLVGVVLGWWIGTHPEVQSSIAAPSQLRQLTRPGGEYETYYSSHPAASFAAQVWTNNAQAAAMCLVLGIFLGLPVLWILFQNMLNLGVGIGLMSSAGRLDTFLGLILPHGLVELTAVFVAAGTGLRLGWTLIDPGPRSRRTALAEEGRAALGMAIGLALILFVSGAIEGFVTPSGLPTWARVGIGIAAELAFLAYVYVLGGRAVRAGDTGDVDESERSATLPTAA encoded by the coding sequence ATGGACCTCGACGTCTTCGTGTCCGCCCACCGCGCCGAGTGGGACCGTCTCGATGCTCTGCTGCGCCGCCAACGCCGGCTCACCGGAGCCGAGGCAGACGAACTCGTCGCCTTGTATCAACGTACGGCCACGCATCTCTCCCTGATCCAGTCCAGCGCGCCGGATCCGCAGCTCACCGGTCGTCTGAGCCAACTGGTGGCACGCGCGCGTGGGGCCGTGACAGGCAATCGCCGCGCCTCCTGGCGCGATGTCACCCGCTTCCTCACCCAGGGTTTCCCGGCGGCGGTATACCGCTCCCGCCACTGGTGGGTCCCCACGGCGCTCCTGTCGACCCTGGTCGGCGTCGTCCTTGGGTGGTGGATAGGCACGCACCCCGAGGTCCAGTCTTCGATCGCGGCCCCCAGCCAGCTGCGCCAGCTCACACGCCCCGGCGGCGAGTACGAGACCTACTACTCGAGCCACCCGGCCGCGTCCTTCGCGGCCCAGGTCTGGACGAACAACGCCCAGGCCGCGGCGATGTGCCTGGTCCTGGGCATTTTCCTGGGGCTACCGGTTCTCTGGATCCTCTTCCAGAACATGCTCAACCTCGGCGTGGGCATAGGCCTGATGTCGTCGGCGGGCCGCCTCGACACCTTCCTGGGCCTGATCCTTCCGCACGGCCTGGTGGAACTGACCGCTGTCTTCGTGGCCGCGGGCACCGGTCTGCGACTGGGATGGACCCTGATAGACCCGGGCCCCCGCTCGCGCCGTACGGCACTCGCCGAAGAGGGCCGCGCCGCTCTCGGCATGGCGATCGGCCTGGCTCTGATCCTCTTCGTCTCGGGCGCCATCGAAGGCTTCGTCACCCCGTCCGGTCTCCCCACCTGGGCCCGTGTCGGCATAGGCATCGCCGCTGAACTGGCCTTCCTCGCGTACGTCTATGTCCTGGGCGGTCGCGCGGTACGGGCCGGCGACACCGGTGACGTCGACGAGTCCGAGCGCAGCGCGACTCTTCCGACGGCCGCCTGA
- a CDS encoding RDD family protein codes for MSELVTGEAVALELRPAKLPSRALAVLLDLAVSMTAYLIVTIGLLAATAALDDAARIAVSIASFVLLLVGGPIAVETLSHGRSLGKLAFGLRVVRDDGGPIRFRHALVRGAIGVVEILMTFGIIACIASLVSARGRRLGDVFAGTLVVRERIPVGHTAFVPPPPPWLAGRFSGLDLSAVPDGLWLAIRQYLTRMRQLDPQVGGTMAERLASDLAARTGAPAPQGVPAAAYLAAVVQERQARDARRAFGGGSAPAVPGGPGGFVGGTPGAGGGPVLGQSGAHSYPQVYPQAGASSPASARDPYPSASPAASARQAPPPAAPRDEPVERPSTGFAPPA; via the coding sequence GTGAGTGAGCTAGTGACGGGCGAGGCGGTGGCGCTGGAGCTGCGCCCCGCGAAACTGCCGAGCCGGGCGCTGGCCGTGCTGCTCGATCTGGCCGTGTCGATGACCGCCTATTTGATCGTCACCATCGGCCTGCTGGCCGCGACGGCGGCCTTGGACGATGCGGCGCGGATCGCGGTGTCGATCGCGAGTTTCGTTCTGCTGCTGGTGGGCGGCCCGATCGCGGTGGAGACGCTGAGTCACGGCCGCTCGCTGGGGAAGCTGGCCTTCGGGCTGCGGGTGGTGCGGGACGACGGGGGGCCGATCCGGTTCCGGCACGCGTTGGTGCGTGGCGCGATCGGTGTGGTCGAGATTCTGATGACGTTCGGGATCATCGCGTGCATCGCCTCGCTCGTGTCGGCTCGGGGGCGGCGGCTCGGTGACGTGTTCGCGGGGACCCTCGTCGTGCGGGAACGGATTCCCGTCGGACATACGGCCTTCGTGCCTCCGCCGCCGCCCTGGCTGGCGGGGCGGTTCTCCGGACTTGATCTGTCGGCCGTGCCGGACGGCCTGTGGCTGGCCATTCGTCAGTACTTGACGCGGATGCGGCAGCTGGACCCTCAGGTCGGCGGGACGATGGCGGAGCGGCTCGCGTCCGATCTGGCCGCCCGTACGGGGGCTCCGGCGCCGCAGGGGGTGCCGGCGGCCGCCTATCTGGCGGCCGTGGTGCAGGAACGGCAGGCGCGGGACGCTCGGCGGGCCTTCGGCGGCGGGAGCGCTCCTGCGGTGCCCGGGGGCCCGGGTGGGTTCGTCGGAGGGACGCCCGGCGCGGGCGGCGGCCCTGTCCTGGGGCAGTCAGGCGCTCACTCCTATCCGCAGGTCTATCCGCAGGCGGGTGCCTCCTCGCCCGCTTCGGCGCGGGACCCGTATCCGTCGGCGTCCCCGGCAGCGTCGGCGCGGCAGGCGCCGCCGCCCGCGGCACCGCGGGACGAGCCAGTCGAACGCCCGTCGACCGGATTCGCGCCGCCCGCCTGA
- the ahcY gene encoding adenosylhomocysteinase, translating to MTTVDNRQDFKVADLSLAEFGRKEITLAEHEMPGLMSIRKEYAATQPLAGARVTGSLHMTVQTAVLIETLVALGAEVRWASCNIFSTQDHAAAAIAVGPNGTPDNPQGVPVFAWKGETLEEYWWCTEQALTWPNTPTGGPNMILDDGGDATLLVHKGVEYEKDGKVPSVDTAESEEHRFVLELLHRTITDGSQKWTQLASEIRGVTEETTTGVHRLYEMHRDGTLLFPAINVNDAVTKSKFDNKYGCRHSLIDGINRATDVLIGGKTAVVLGYGDVGKGCAESLRGQGARVIITEIDPICALQAAMDGYQVTTLDEVVDKGDIFVTTTGNKDIIMASDMAKMKHQAIVGNIGHFDNEIDMAGLAKIPGIVKDEVKPQVHTWKFPDGKVIIVLSEGRLLNLGNATGHPSFVMSNSFADQTLAQIELFTKPDEYPTDVYVLPKHLDEKVARLHLDALGVKLTTLRPEQAAYIGVEVEGPYKSDHYRY from the coding sequence ATGACGACTGTCGACAACCGACAGGACTTCAAGGTCGCCGACCTCTCCCTGGCCGAGTTCGGCCGCAAGGAGATCACCCTCGCCGAGCACGAGATGCCCGGCCTGATGTCGATCCGCAAGGAGTACGCCGCCACGCAGCCCCTCGCGGGCGCCCGCGTCACCGGCTCCCTGCACATGACGGTGCAGACCGCCGTCCTCATCGAGACCCTCGTCGCCCTCGGCGCCGAGGTCCGCTGGGCCTCCTGCAACATCTTCTCCACCCAGGACCACGCCGCCGCCGCCATCGCGGTCGGCCCGAACGGCACGCCCGACAACCCGCAGGGCGTCCCGGTCTTCGCCTGGAAGGGCGAGACCCTGGAGGAGTACTGGTGGTGCACGGAGCAGGCTCTGACCTGGCCGAACACCCCCACCGGCGGCCCGAACATGATCCTGGACGACGGCGGTGACGCCACCCTCCTCGTCCACAAGGGCGTCGAGTACGAGAAGGACGGCAAGGTCCCGTCCGTCGACACCGCTGAGTCCGAGGAGCACCGCTTCGTCCTCGAACTCCTGCACCGCACCATCACCGACGGCTCGCAGAAGTGGACCCAGCTCGCCTCGGAGATCCGCGGCGTGACCGAGGAGACCACGACCGGTGTCCACCGTCTCTACGAGATGCACCGCGACGGCACCCTCCTGTTCCCGGCGATCAACGTGAACGACGCCGTCACCAAGTCGAAGTTCGACAACAAGTACGGCTGCCGCCACTCCCTGATCGACGGCATCAACCGCGCCACCGACGTCCTCATCGGTGGCAAGACCGCAGTCGTCCTCGGCTACGGCGACGTGGGCAAGGGCTGCGCGGAGTCCCTGCGCGGCCAGGGCGCCCGGGTGATCATCACCGAGATCGACCCGATCTGCGCCCTGCAGGCGGCGATGGACGGTTACCAGGTCACGACCCTCGACGAGGTCGTCGACAAGGGCGACATCTTCGTCACCACGACCGGCAACAAGGACATCATCATGGCCTCGGACATGGCCAAGATGAAGCACCAGGCGATCGTGGGCAACATCGGTCACTTCGACAACGAGATCGACATGGCCGGCCTCGCGAAGATCCCGGGCATCGTCAAGGACGAGGTCAAGCCGCAGGTTCACACCTGGAAGTTCCCCGACGGCAAGGTGATCATCGTTCTGTCCGAGGGCCGCCTGCTGAACCTGGGCAACGCCACCGGCCACCCCTCGTTCGTGATGTCCAACTCGTTCGCGGACCAGACCCTGGCCCAGATCGAGCTGTTCACCAAGCCCGACGAGTACCCGACCGACGTCTACGTGCTGCCCAAGCACCTCGACGAGAAGGTCGCCCGCCTCCACCTCGACGCCCTCGGCGTCAAGCTCACCACGCTCCGCCCGGAGCAGGCCGCGTACATCGGCGTAGAGGTCGAGGGCCCGTACAAGTCGGACCACTACCGCTACTGA
- a CDS encoding cation diffusion facilitator family transporter, protein MSASGGTRAIVAALGANLAIAASKFVAFAFSGSSSMLAEGVHSLADSGNQALLLIGGKKAQREATPQHPFGYGRERYIYAFLVSIVLFSVGGMFAVYEGYEKIKHPHEIEHWYWPVGVLVFAIIAEGFSFRTAIKESNELRGTHSWSQFIRRAKAPELPVVLLEDFGALIGLVLALGGVGLALLTGDGVWDGIGTLCIGILLILIALVLAAETKSLLLGEAAGIEEVKKIEASIVDGHTVTGIIHMRTLHLGPEELLVAAKIAVQHDDTAAEVATAINAAESRIRAAVPIARVIYLEPDIYSEVEAAKGPNPEATPGGPAQTPSEH, encoded by the coding sequence ATGAGCGCTTCAGGCGGCACCAGGGCGATCGTGGCGGCACTCGGCGCCAATCTCGCGATCGCGGCATCGAAGTTCGTGGCGTTCGCGTTCAGCGGTTCGTCCTCGATGCTCGCCGAGGGCGTCCACTCGCTCGCCGACTCCGGCAACCAGGCCCTGCTCCTGATCGGTGGCAAGAAGGCCCAGCGCGAGGCGACCCCCCAGCACCCCTTCGGGTACGGCCGCGAGCGCTACATCTACGCCTTCCTCGTCTCGATCGTCCTCTTCTCGGTCGGCGGCATGTTCGCCGTCTACGAGGGCTACGAGAAGATCAAGCACCCGCACGAGATCGAGCACTGGTACTGGCCGGTGGGCGTCCTGGTGTTCGCGATCATCGCCGAGGGCTTCTCCTTCCGTACGGCCATCAAGGAGTCCAACGAACTGCGGGGCACGCACTCCTGGTCGCAGTTCATCCGCCGCGCCAAGGCCCCCGAGCTGCCGGTCGTCCTCCTGGAGGACTTCGGCGCGCTCATCGGTCTGGTCCTCGCCCTCGGCGGCGTCGGCCTCGCCCTGCTCACGGGCGACGGCGTCTGGGACGGTATCGGCACGCTCTGCATCGGCATCCTGCTCATCTTGATCGCGCTGGTCCTCGCCGCCGAGACCAAGTCCCTCCTGCTGGGCGAGGCCGCGGGCATCGAAGAGGTCAAGAAGATCGAGGCCTCGATCGTCGACGGCCACACGGTCACCGGCATCATCCACATGCGCACGCTCCACCTCGGCCCGGAGGAGCTCCTGGTCGCCGCGAAGATCGCCGTCCAGCACGACGACACGGCCGCCGAGGTCGCCACCGCGATCAACGCCGCCGAGTCCCGCATCCGCGCCGCCGTCCCGATCGCCCGCGTGATCTACCTGGAGCCGGACATCTACAGCGAGGTGGAGGCCGCAAAGGGCCCGAACCCCGAAGCGACCCCCGGGGGCCCCGCCCAGACACCTTCCGAGCACTGA
- the manA gene encoding mannose-6-phosphate isomerase, class I gives MDRLENTVRPYAWGSTTAIPRLLGVEPTGEPQAEMWMGAHPGAPSRTARGPLDEVIAEDPEKELGRAAVAKFGPRLPFLLKILAAGAPLSLQVHPNLEQAKEGYEDEELRGVPISASHRNYKDANHKPELICALTEFDGLCGFRNPDETAELLAGLDVDSLKPYVDLLHAHPEDAALREVLTAVLSADPDDMAHTVTEVAAACARLGGAYAPYADLAHHYPGDPGVIAAMLLNYVQLQPGEALFLGAGVPHAYLNGLGVEIMANSDNVLRCGLTPKHVDVPELLRVVRFEAGDPGVLRPEASPDGEEVYTTPIDEFRLSRYALAEGAAPHDLTRDTPQILLCTSGSVRADGNMLAPGESVFVPAGEKAEVSGSGTIFRATVVA, from the coding sequence ATGGACCGCCTCGAAAACACCGTCCGCCCCTACGCCTGGGGCTCGACCACCGCCATCCCGCGGCTGCTCGGCGTCGAGCCGACCGGTGAACCGCAGGCGGAGATGTGGATGGGCGCCCACCCGGGCGCACCCTCCCGCACGGCGCGCGGCCCCCTCGACGAGGTCATCGCCGAGGACCCCGAGAAGGAACTCGGCCGCGCGGCCGTCGCCAAGTTCGGCCCCCGCCTGCCGTTCCTGCTCAAGATCCTCGCGGCGGGCGCGCCCCTCTCCCTCCAGGTGCACCCCAACCTCGAGCAGGCGAAGGAGGGGTACGAGGACGAGGAGCTCCGTGGCGTCCCGATATCGGCCTCGCACCGCAACTACAAGGACGCCAACCACAAGCCCGAACTGATCTGCGCCCTCACCGAGTTCGACGGCCTGTGCGGCTTCCGCAACCCCGACGAGACCGCCGAACTGCTCGCCGGCCTGGACGTCGACTCCCTCAAGCCGTACGTCGACCTCCTGCACGCCCACCCGGAGGACGCGGCGCTGCGCGAGGTCCTGACGGCGGTGCTGAGCGCGGACCCCGACGACATGGCCCACACGGTCACCGAGGTCGCGGCCGCCTGCGCCCGCCTCGGCGGCGCTTACGCCCCTTACGCCGACCTCGCCCACCACTACCCGGGCGACCCCGGCGTGATCGCCGCGATGCTCCTCAACTACGTCCAGCTCCAGCCCGGCGAGGCGTTGTTCCTCGGCGCCGGTGTCCCGCACGCCTACCTGAACGGTCTCGGCGTCGAAATCATGGCCAACAGCGACAACGTCCTGCGCTGCGGCCTGACCCCCAAGCACGTCGACGTCCCCGAACTCCTGCGCGTCGTCCGCTTCGAGGCGGGCGACCCCGGCGTCCTGCGCCCGGAGGCGTCCCCGGACGGCGAGGAGGTCTACACGACCCCCATCGACGAGTTCCGCCTCTCCCGGTACGCCCTCGCGGAGGGCGCCGCCCCGCACGACCTCACCCGCGACACCCCGCAGATCCTGCTCTGCACGTCGGGTTCCGTACGCGCCGACGGCAACATGCTCGCCCCCGGCGAGTCGGTCTTCGTACCAGCGGGCGAAAAGGCAGAGGTGTCCGGTTCCGGCACGATCTTCCGTGCGACAGTGGTGGCCTGA